GAAACTTGGCTTGAATGACCGTCAATTAAAAGCCGTTGAGTATGTGAAAGAGAAAGGGAAGATTACGAATAAAGAGTATCAAGAGCTGTTTGAAGTTGCAAGAATGACAGCGACAAGGGATTTAACAGAATTAGTTGAAAAAGCCGTATTTAAGTCGTCAGAGGTCAAAGGAGCGGGTGCTTTTTATGAACTTTTGTGAATTGCACCATAATTGCACCAATTGCATCATAATAGCATCACGATTGCATCATTTAAGCATAACCAAAGTGTAAAGAGAGTTGGTAACCGACTTGATTTCCCCCGCTCATTAGTGGCTTGCGAAACCCCACTGCTCTTGCCCTGCGCTGTTCTCGCTTTGGCTGTTTACGGAATTGGTTTGATGATTAAATACCACAAAAAAGGATTGTTATTATCAGGATACTTTCGTATCTTTATGATAACAAAGTACATTGACTGATTGGAAAAGGTTCTATCGGGAGAACACAAAAGCCTACAAAGGCGGTGATATTAAAGGTGACCTATTCGGTTACCTCTCTTGATAGTTTACTTGTTAACATTAATATAATCAACGCATTAGAGGTGTGGTGGAAAATCCTGCCACCCCGACAAAAGCCATTGATTATCAGTGGCTTTTTCTTTTTTCGGACACATTTCGGACAAATTATATCTGAATATTGATTATTCAATAACCTAAGCAAAGTTAAGTTAAGCTAGAAGAATAACCCTTCTTAAAGAATGATTGGAGCATAATGCTTGTTTCTATAGAGCGTGAAAAGTTCATCTTATTCTTATAATAAATCAAGAGGGCTAGGAGTCTTTTGCTTGTCTATGTCAGTGATATGAGTGTAGATCATAGTCGTTTTTATATTTTCATGACCCAATAACTCTTTTACAATTCGGATATCGATACCTGATTGGATTAAATGTGTGGCATAAGAATGTCGCAATGTATGTACAGAGCCTTCCGACTGAACATTTGCTTTGATCAATGCTTTTTTCAGAATCAACTGTACACTTCGTTCGCTATACTTGCCACCCTTCTCACCTTCGAAGAGGTACTCCTTTGGCTTGAATGCTTGATAATAATGTCTCAAAGTCGCCAGCAATTTGTCTGGTAATGATACAATCCGATCTTTATTACCTTTGCTTTGATGGATTCTGATAATTCCATCGGAAGATTTTATGTCTTTGATTTTGAGATTCAACAGTTCGCTAAGACGTAGTCCACAACTATAGATTGTCATCAGAATAGCCTTGTGTTTTAGATTTTGAGTGTTATCGAGAATATTTCTTACTTCTTCTTTTGAAAAGAATTTAGGTAATTTAGAAAATGAGCGTTTCGGGTATAAGTAATCCAGTTGGATTTTTTTGTCCAATATCAGTTCGTACATCTTCTTGATTGCGCCCACTAATCCTTTTTGATAGGAAACACTAATTTTCCCATTTTGAACTTTTTCGTTTATAAACGCCTCAATATCTGACAGTGGAATTTCTTCAAGGGAGGGATATTTGCTAACATGTTTAAGAAATATACTAGCGTAATCCTTTTACGATCTAATGGTATTGCCAGCATATCTCTGCATCAGCAATCTCTTTTCGAAGGTTTCAAGTATGATTTCGCTATTCATATCAGGGAAATAGTATTTTATAATATTTTGTTTCGCTATTTGTGCGTTTTTATTTTTTAAATACAAATATATCAATATCTTATGTAGAAAGAAAAGTCAAATAACGAAACACGTATATAGGGTTGGTTAAGCGAAATTTTCCGTATATTCGTTTCGTTAAAACAGATGTTGTTAGCAATCCGCTGCGCTCCTTGCTAACAATGGCTCGGCGACTTACGTCGCTTGCCGTAAGCCGCCGCTTCGCGGACTGCTTACAACAAGCGACTTGGCTAAATAGCTCCGCTTTTGTATCTTCGATACAGCTTCGCTACTTCGCCAAGTCGCCGAGCCATTGTTAGCAATCCGCTGCGCTCCTTGCTAACAATGGCTCGGCGACTTACGTCGCTTGCCGTAAGCCGCCGCTTCGCGGACTGCTTACAACAAGCGACTTGGCTAAATAGCTCCGCTTTTGTATCTTCGATACAGCTTCGCTACTTCGCCAAGTCGCCGAGCCATTAGCTGCAACCCTAACCGACAACTCCTCATTTCGGCATCACAATAAATCAATACTACCTTTGAAATATGAAAAATAAAAATTTAGACCAAGACTTTGGCACATTGTCAGAAACCATTAATCGACTTGTTAAGTTAGGTTACACCCACGACTTTAATATAATGGACGAATGTATTGTATGCCATAAGGAAAATATTACATTATCACCAGACGATTTTCAAATTGACCACGTCTATCGCTTTGAGGGCGACTCAGACCCTGAATACCAGTCCATACTTTACGCCATTTCATCTACAAAGTTTGACGTTAGAGGAACTTTAGTAAATGGTTACGGCACTTCATCAGACGAAGTGACAACAAAACTGATAGAAAAATTAAACACTCATAACAACCAAAATAAAATGGAAAGTAAATCAAATGACGAAACACCACAACGGCCAGATAGTGAACGCTTATTAAATGCACCGTTTGTAGAAATGAATTTACAAGAGGTTATTAAACAAATAAAAAGTGAAACTACTTGGATTGACAGCGACCGAAATGCCGTTACACTTTTCAAATCGGAAACTATGAGAATTGTGCTTATAGGACTACACAAAAACGCAGAACTAAAACCGCACAAGGCTAACGGAGTAATAAGTGTTCAAGTAATTGAAGGCAACATAGAATTTACAGCAGAAGATCAAATTACTTCTCTGGAAAAAAGACAAATGATAGCATTACAAGAAAATATTATTCATAGTGTTAAAGCGTTGACAGAAAGTTTTTTTCTATTAACACTTGCAATGAACAACAAATAGACACGAGAAGAGAAGGGCAGCAGCTAACAGGCGTTTGGCAAAAAAGCGGGTTCAGTGGTTATTTGAACATTCTACCTCGTATCAACTTTTGTGCTGGGCTGAAAGTTTAGTGCTTCGAAATCCGCTTCTTCGCCAAGCTGAAAAACGTTGAGAGGAAATCCCTCCGGGCTTCCCTCTCAACGGATCAGGCGCTTGCCGGAGTACAGCCCTTCGAGACTGTCCTCTAACACGCGCTTGGAGCAATGCTCCAGCACGTGCGCCAAGCGCCTGATCCGTTATAGGCAAGCCTAACTAACCGTACTACACAACGCGACAGAAACCGAAAGAACAACCAGGCTCAACCCTCCAACCAAACTTACGGAAACGTTTCACTTGTGTAACGACAATTCTTTTCTACTTTTACACTATATTTAAAAGCTTAATTTATGGAGTTTATATACATCATTTCAAAAATACTGATAGCAATAGTCGCTATTGAACACCTATTCATTTTATGGATGGAAATGTTTGCTTGGGAAACAACAGGCAAAAAAGTTTTCAAAGGAGCATTGCCAGAAGAACTATTTAAACCGACAAAAGGGTTAGCCTCCAATCAAGGTTTATATAATGGTTTTTTGTCGGCAGGACTTATTTGGAGTTTCTTTATTTCCGACCCAATTTGGCAAAAAAACGTTGCCCTGTTCTTCTTAGGTTGTGTTATTACAGCAGGTGTTTACGGAGCTATCGTTTCATCTAAAAAAATATTTTTCACACAAGCATTACCTGCCATTATCGCCTTGACATTTACGTTATTGAGTTAGAAAGCGAGTATTGACAGAAAGCCCAGCCTATAACAAGGGTTTTGCAAGAGAGCGGGTTAAGTGCTTCGGTTCAGTGTTAGTGCATAAAATCCGCTCCCTCGCAAAGCCCCGAACCGTTACAGGCAATGTTACACAACCGCACTACCAACTCAATAAAAGAGCTACTTGAGAACATAATAAAAATTTAATCAATATGGCAAAAACAATATTGAACAAAGTAGAAACAAGAGGACACGTAAGACACGGCTAGTTATAATCCTGTCACATGTTTAGTTTTACAAAATTATCGCAATCCCGAACGTATGCACTTTGGTGCATTGCGGGCGTTGAATGATGATAGAGTTGATGCATGAAAGGAATGGGCTTTGGTTCTCGTAATGGAAGTACCAATGGAATTTTAATTAAAAACCGATAATCATTCCAAATTGCTAATGAATGAAATTTAAGACTGAAAATATTGTAAATTTGATTTAAAAAATTTTTCAAAAATATTATGAAAGTAGCGCTTTTTGTCCCTTGTTATATCGACCTTATCTATCCCGAAGTTTCAATTGCCACGTTGGAATTATTAGAAAAACACAACATAGAAGTTGTCGTTCCACTTAATCAAACCTGTTGCGGACAGCCGACTGCCAATGAAGGAGATCAGAAAAATTCGGCAAAGATGGAAAAAGTTTTTGCTCAAAACTTTCAGGATTTGAACGTAGATTATATCGTTGGTCCTGCCGGAAGTTGCGTGAAACAAATAAAACTTCATTTCGATGCCATCGAGCAAACTGAAAAAGTAACGGCAATGCGGGCAAAAACAATTGAGCTAGTGGAGTTTTTCACAGATGTCCTGAAAATCACGGATTTTTCTGACTTATCATTTCCGCATACAGTCGCCATTCACAACAGTTGCAGTTCTATCAGAGGATTGCACATCAGTTCTCGCTCCGAATGGCAGGAACCTCGCTTCAATAAAACAGAAGAACTTTTGAAAACCATTCAGAATATCAATATCAAACACATCAACAGACCCGATGAATGTTGTGGTTTTGGCGGAACGTTTTGTGTAACTGATGAAGCAGTAAGTGCCAAAATGGGACAAGACAAAGTTTCGGATTATGTCGGTAACGAAATTGAATACGTTGTTTCGCCAGATATGTCTTGCCTGATGCACCAAAAAGGCGTTTCGGACAAAGAAAAAACTGGATTGAAATTTCTACACGTGGCTCAGGTGTTGAATAACGGAC
The Sphingobacterium daejeonense genome window above contains:
- a CDS encoding tyrosine-type recombinase/integrase, with translation MGAIKKMYELILDKKIQLDYLYPKRSFSKLPKFFSKEEVRNILDNTQNLKHKAILMTIYSCGLRLSELLNLKIKDIKSSDGIIRIHQSKGNKDRIVSLPDKLLATLRHYYQAFKPKEYLFEGEKGGKYSERSVQLILKKALIKANVQSEGSVHTLRHSYATHLIQSGIDIRIVKELLGHENIKTTMIYTHITDIDKQKTPSPLDLL
- a CDS encoding cupin domain-containing protein, which gives rise to MKNKNLDQDFGTLSETINRLVKLGYTHDFNIMDECIVCHKENITLSPDDFQIDHVYRFEGDSDPEYQSILYAISSTKFDVRGTLVNGYGTSSDEVTTKLIEKLNTHNNQNKMESKSNDETPQRPDSERLLNAPFVEMNLQEVIKQIKSETTWIDSDRNAVTLFKSETMRIVLIGLHKNAELKPHKANGVISVQVIEGNIEFTAEDQITSLEKRQMIALQENIIHSVKALTESFFLLTLAMNNK
- a CDS encoding DUF1304 domain-containing protein, producing the protein MEFIYIISKILIAIVAIEHLFILWMEMFAWETTGKKVFKGALPEELFKPTKGLASNQGLYNGFLSAGLIWSFFISDPIWQKNVALFFLGCVITAGVYGAIVSSKKIFFTQALPAIIALTFTLLS
- a CDS encoding (Fe-S)-binding protein, with amino-acid sequence MKVALFVPCYIDLIYPEVSIATLELLEKHNIEVVVPLNQTCCGQPTANEGDQKNSAKMEKVFAQNFQDLNVDYIVGPAGSCVKQIKLHFDAIEQTEKVTAMRAKTIELVEFFTDVLKITDFSDLSFPHTVAIHNSCSSIRGLHISSRSEWQEPRFNKTEELLKTIQNINIKHINRPDECCGFGGTFCVTDEAVSAKMGQDKVSDYVGNEIEYVVSPDMSCLMHQKGVSDKEKTGLKFLHVAQVLNNGPF